A genomic region of Rhodohalobacter sp. SW132 contains the following coding sequences:
- the mfd gene encoding transcription-repair coupling factor, giving the protein MINKIQSALKKEINLRDIKTRLSGRETIQLINFTGSSASFLYHELSRSEGVVLVLTEDQEKAAAVASDIEQMGSSGVYLFPATRRKPYDDQKIVDTSTLVQRSEVLEQIQTGNAKVVTAPLEAIFDKLVPPEQFSGASLTLKKGMPLSPEDLSTQLTEQGYGTQRFVGSPGEFAIRGGIFDIFPFSGEYPIRLEFFGDEIDTIREFDPDSQRSVAFLDHCRIVPNAAFSGAANKETLLSYLPDSAILAVDEPDLFRSRIEEFTEQAEKRYAELDDEDLNRPEDEYLSLREWDETIQKYGIITSGSMNRSGHTGLKAELNSAPHPSFNGSFKVLRSFISEKSAAGIQTIILCNHENQKERFEELLGEPSEEFSYLLAVHSLHQGFILPGQKLAVLTDHEIFNRYHRPKTKRKQVRGGISLKELKDLNVGDYVVHVDYGIATFAGFKKIDVRNTVQEAAVLRYKDDSILYVNVSSLHKLQKYSGKEGKKPRITKLGSGEWARKKATTRKKVKDIARELIQLYAKRKAMEAFSFSEDQSWQTEMEARFEFEETPDQMEAIEAVKRDMESHQPMDRLICGDVGFGKTEVAMRAAFKAVMDQKQVAILVPTTILADQHAKTFQERMKDFPVVVESLSRFRTTAEQKQIVKDLEAGKVDILIGTHRIVSKDVKFKDLGLLVIDEEQRFGVSVKEKLKKFRASVDVMTMTATPIPRTLQFSLMGARDLSIINTPPSNRQPVYTEIHSFDTELIRDSILQETSRGGQIFFINNRVKNIKEVTEMIRELVPNIKIRTAHGQMKPSSLEKIIQDFYQHKFDVLISTNIVENGIDISNANTIIINNANQFGLSELHQLRGRVGRSNRKAFCYLITPPIRSLSEDARKRLMALEEHSDLGSGFNIAMRDLDIRGAGDILGAEQSGFITDIGFEMYTKILDDAVRELKETEFSSMFSSEPKSIELPDTLVEFDHSAYLENSYVSDNVERLNLYRKLAEASSSKQIDDWEEELKDRFGPMPKSAVFLVLATRIKLAASKRLVKKITIRANRMWLQFPKHKSDLGEKFYGNGYFQKILKDVEENSGKSFEVIQKKDAVRLVIQNIPDSDAALDYLRGLVHFDQREESVPA; this is encoded by the coding sequence ATGATCAACAAGATACAGTCTGCTCTTAAAAAAGAGATTAACCTGAGGGATATAAAAACCAGGCTTTCAGGACGGGAAACAATACAGCTTATCAATTTTACAGGTTCGTCGGCTTCGTTTTTATACCACGAACTGAGCCGGTCGGAAGGCGTTGTGCTTGTTCTCACGGAAGACCAGGAGAAAGCAGCGGCTGTCGCATCTGATATTGAACAGATGGGCAGTAGCGGCGTATATCTCTTTCCGGCTACCCGCCGAAAACCCTACGATGATCAGAAAATCGTTGATACGTCAACACTGGTTCAGCGCTCCGAAGTTTTGGAACAGATTCAAACCGGAAATGCAAAGGTGGTAACAGCCCCGCTTGAAGCCATTTTTGATAAGCTCGTACCGCCGGAGCAGTTTTCAGGAGCGTCACTCACACTGAAAAAAGGGATGCCCCTCTCGCCCGAAGATCTCTCTACACAACTCACAGAACAGGGCTACGGAACGCAACGTTTTGTAGGATCCCCCGGCGAATTTGCCATCCGCGGTGGTATTTTTGATATCTTTCCGTTTTCAGGTGAATATCCCATTCGTCTTGAATTTTTTGGGGATGAGATCGACACCATCCGGGAATTTGACCCCGATTCTCAGCGATCAGTTGCCTTTCTGGATCATTGCCGGATTGTACCCAACGCCGCCTTTTCAGGAGCAGCAAATAAAGAAACGCTCCTCTCCTACCTACCGGACAGTGCCATCCTGGCTGTTGATGAACCGGACTTATTCCGATCCCGTATCGAAGAGTTTACAGAGCAGGCTGAAAAACGATATGCTGAACTCGATGATGAAGATCTCAACCGGCCGGAAGACGAATATCTTTCACTCCGGGAATGGGATGAAACAATTCAGAAATATGGCATCATCACATCCGGTTCCATGAACCGATCAGGTCATACTGGTTTGAAGGCAGAGCTTAATTCAGCACCTCACCCGTCATTTAACGGAAGTTTTAAGGTTCTGCGATCTTTTATATCCGAAAAATCAGCTGCCGGAATTCAAACAATAATTCTGTGTAATCACGAAAATCAAAAAGAGAGGTTTGAAGAGCTTCTTGGCGAACCCAGTGAAGAGTTCAGCTACCTGCTGGCCGTTCATTCATTACACCAGGGATTTATACTTCCGGGTCAGAAACTTGCTGTACTAACCGACCACGAAATTTTCAACCGCTACCACCGTCCGAAAACCAAAAGAAAACAGGTTCGCGGCGGAATCTCTCTGAAAGAACTGAAAGATTTGAACGTGGGCGATTACGTGGTTCACGTAGATTACGGCATTGCAACCTTTGCCGGATTTAAAAAAATAGATGTTCGAAACACCGTTCAGGAAGCTGCAGTACTTCGATACAAAGACGATTCCATTCTGTATGTGAATGTTTCCAGCCTTCATAAGCTTCAAAAATATTCCGGCAAAGAGGGGAAAAAACCACGAATTACGAAACTCGGTTCCGGTGAATGGGCGCGGAAAAAAGCAACGACCCGCAAAAAAGTTAAGGATATCGCGCGGGAACTGATCCAGCTCTACGCCAAGCGAAAAGCGATGGAAGCGTTTAGTTTTTCAGAGGACCAGTCGTGGCAGACCGAAATGGAGGCCCGCTTTGAGTTTGAGGAAACTCCGGATCAAATGGAGGCCATTGAGGCTGTAAAACGGGATATGGAATCACACCAGCCAATGGACAGGCTCATCTGTGGTGATGTGGGATTTGGAAAAACCGAAGTCGCCATGCGGGCCGCATTCAAAGCCGTGATGGATCAGAAACAGGTGGCCATTCTTGTTCCAACGACGATCCTGGCCGATCAGCACGCAAAAACGTTCCAGGAGCGAATGAAAGATTTCCCGGTTGTGGTTGAGTCACTCTCCCGGTTCAGAACCACGGCAGAACAGAAACAAATTGTAAAAGACCTGGAAGCGGGAAAAGTAGATATTCTGATCGGCACGCACCGAATCGTTTCCAAAGATGTCAAGTTCAAAGATCTCGGGCTTTTAGTAATTGACGAGGAGCAGCGATTTGGTGTATCCGTAAAAGAGAAACTAAAAAAGTTCCGCGCTTCTGTTGATGTGATGACCATGACTGCAACGCCAATTCCGCGTACGCTGCAATTTTCGCTGATGGGTGCACGCGACCTGAGCATTATCAATACACCGCCATCAAACCGCCAGCCGGTATATACCGAAATTCACAGTTTTGATACTGAGCTGATCCGGGATTCCATTTTGCAGGAAACATCAAGAGGCGGACAGATCTTTTTCATCAACAACCGCGTTAAAAATATTAAAGAAGTAACGGAAATGATCCGTGAACTGGTACCCAATATCAAGATTCGCACGGCTCACGGGCAGATGAAACCTTCCAGTCTCGAGAAAATCATCCAGGATTTTTATCAGCATAAATTTGATGTGCTGATTTCCACCAATATCGTGGAGAACGGGATTGATATTTCCAATGCAAACACCATTATCATCAATAATGCGAATCAGTTTGGTCTGTCCGAACTTCACCAGCTGCGCGGTCGTGTGGGGCGGTCAAACCGAAAAGCATTTTGCTACCTGATCACACCGCCGATCCGGAGTCTTTCAGAAGATGCCCGAAAACGACTGATGGCCCTTGAGGAGCATTCCGATCTTGGTTCCGGCTTTAATATTGCGATGAGAGACCTGGATATCCGGGGAGCGGGCGATATTCTGGGTGCCGAGCAGAGCGGATTTATCACTGATATCGGCTTCGAAATGTATACCAAAATCCTTGACGATGCCGTGCGTGAGCTTAAGGAGACGGAATTCAGCTCCATGTTCTCAAGTGAACCGAAATCGATCGAGCTGCCTGATACACTGGTTGAGTTTGATCACTCCGCATACCTCGAAAACAGCTACGTATCTGACAACGTAGAAAGACTAAACCTCTACCGAAAACTTGCCGAAGCTTCAAGCAGCAAGCAAATTGATGACTGGGAAGAGGAACTGAAAGACCGGTTTGGCCCTATGCCCAAAAGTGCCGTTTTCCTTGTTTTAGCCACACGCATTAAACTGGCTGCTTCAAAACGCCTCGTTAAAAAAATAACAATCCGGGCAAACCGGATGTGGCTCCAGTTTCCGAAACATAAATCAGATCTCGGCGAGAAATTTTACGGAAATGGGTACTTTCAGAAAATTCTAAAAGATGTGGAGGAAAACAGCGGAAAATCATTTGAAGTGATCCAGAAAAAAGATGCTGTACGTTTGGTGATTCAAAACATCCCCGACAGTGATGCTGCGCTTGATTATCTGCGCGGTCTGGTCCATTTTGATCAACGTGAAGAGTCTGTACCAGCATGA